TGGCTTTCGGTAAAAAGAAACGGGGCGGTCAGATTATTCGTCCCCGAACGCGGCGGGAAAAAAGAAGTTCTTCAGTTGACTCAAAGAAACCTTGAACATTTCCTTGTGCGTCTTTCATGGAAGCATCCGAATGGAAGCAGAAAAAGCACTGAAGCAGCTCTTGAGGCTATTGCAGATATCTTTAATCTAAATGGACCAGCGAACTGGATTGTATGTCTGGACGCATCCACAATACAGGGATCATGGCCTGTCGCGGCAATTGTCAGCTTCAGGAAAGGATATCCTGACAAATCAGGATACAGACGATTTTCCATGTCTTCAAAGATAAGCAGGGACGATCCTGCTATGATAGCCTCCGCAGTCGACAGGTATCTATCGAAACTTGAGGATGAGTATCCGGACATCTTCCTGATAGATGGAGGGATAACTCAGCTCAGAGCAGCAGTTCGAGCAGCGGAGGAGTGGGCGGAGAAGATCTGTTTTGTCTCTATATCCAAGAGGGAAGAGGTGCTTCTTGAAGGCGTCTCCGAAAGAGTAATCAAACTTCCCCTTGATTCAACCCCGCTGTCTTTACTCAGAAGTGTAAGAGACGAGGCTCACAGATTTGTTCTTCACTACCACCAGCAGAAACGCTCTTCAGGCAGCCTGCATTCAGTACTTGATGATATTCCAGGAATAGGCTCAGCTACAAAGCTTCGGCTTCTTAATCATTTCGGCAGTGCCGCAAGGATTAACACTGCTACTATAGAAGAAATCATGGAAGTCCCCGGCGTCGGCAAAAGCAGAGCTGTCCAGATAAGAAGTTACCTCGATAGAAAGAAGCAGAATAAAGATGAATGAAACAGCCAGAACAGCAGGGGACATGAAACTCAATGCGTGTCCCCGCAGAAAACTGGACACTCACGAAGATGCTCGAGGCTATGTGATCAACCCCTTTGAACACCTTCGATCAACATCATTAATTTCAAATTGCCATATATTTTCAATTGAACCCGGAAATGTTCGAGGGAATCATACACACCCCGGCAGAAACGAGGAAGTAATCGTGCTTGCGGGCGAACTTGTCATAAGAATGCCCGATCTGGATGAAGAATACACTCTTTCCGAGGCGGATATCCTCAATATTGATCCTGGAGTTCGCCATGTTTTCGCAAACGAGAGTGACTCAACCGCAGTTGCCATATGCTGGAGCAGCAGGAGG
This sequence is a window from Candidatus Aegiribacteria sp.. Protein-coding genes within it:
- a CDS encoding cupin domain-containing protein, whose amino-acid sequence is MNETARTAGDMKLNACPRRKLDTHEDARGYVINPFEHLRSTSLISNCHIFSIEPGNVRGNHTHPGRNEEVIVLAGELVIRMPDLDEEYTLSEADILNIDPGVRHVFANESDSTAVAICWSSRRDEAYEGPDTVR